The Caenorhabditis elegans chromosome I genome includes the window TCcatacagtattcctaccgtaaTACTATtgtaaaaactacagtaccccgactcaCTATTCCTCCAGAAGCCAAAGCTTCACcgactacaaaaactacatagACTAtaaactatggacacacagaataagcgctttatatatagtaaatgatttatatatttaggtttgaaaattgccggaaatgtacGGCgatcggcaattccggcaatttcggcaattgccggaatcgccgaaattgccgaaattgccgattgccggaaatttccgattgccgCGTACCtctgttttgattttttgatgcgCATGCattttaaaggattaaaggacgatccgttcttcaagtgctatgcactgcggatctgggattcaggtacactgcctggtggtgatccctctgggctgtaatttaagccacgtcctagccggggactgtggccgataatccagtcgtggattgctccacttcccaatagaggctgggtgaacctagtgggtgaggccggacttgaactcgtgacctccagactgctagcggccaccactaccgactcaTGTATACCTTGACTAACTCAATTTCTACAGAAAAGACAACAAAGTATTCATCGACCCAACTTTCCCTCTAGACGACACTTCATTAGGATTTGAGCAGCCAGTTCAGAAGAACGGAACACCTAAGCTTTCTTGGAAACCACCACAACATTTTGCCAACCACTACAACCGAAGATCTTCTGAAGACACGTGACACATCTGGCGAGATCCACATCCATTTCCCGCGTACCAAGGAAATGAAGGAGACTGCTGGCTGTTCAGTTGCCTGGCGACTATTATAAATAGAAAAGAGCTGCTTGAGCAGATAATACCAAAGAGATGGTATACATTATCTCACGGAATTGTGCAGATTaggtttactttttttttggatttgaaaatgtcattCAAGTGGTTTCAGATTGTTGGCCGATGGAGAgtggaaaattattaaaactgattttcattTGCCAATGAACAAGCAATCAATTGAAGAATACGCGTGGATGATTGGCAAACAGACATGGGCTGCTTTCATTGAAAAAGGATTTGCTAAACTCTTTGGAAGTTACAAGTCACTTTCTGCTAAACCTATAGACGTCGCGTTTAGAAAACTCACAGGTATGTTACAAAAGTAAGACTTCTGTTCAGGCCAAGGGTGCGCGACAATCAGCAATTTCCAATCATTGAAAACTTTGGTAGTTTTTTTACTTTCGctatatttcgaaatttttaaagttcaaccTTGGCATAATTCGTCATTTTAGCATTCTGTAGaacattttctcacaaaaataacaattatatCGAAGTTTCACGGCCCGGCAAGCCGTACTCGTGCAcaatttgtctaccgtacTCCCGGATGTCTTTATGCGTGTTTCTCAAAAACGGcaccttcatttttttttaatttgaaaaacaaaatgaccAAAAGAAATCTATAATAACTCGCGTCTCAACCAGGTTATGCTTTGTGGTCGGTAGAGCGCGTTTACACTGGTGTACGCTTTGCCGGGCCGTGGCTGCGCAGCTGTGAAAATTCTCCTAGCGAATTCAAATCTTCTTTCCCGCCTTTTCTAGTGCGATGGAGCGATTGGTCGAGCTGAATACACATGATTATGAGCGTGGCCATTTACACAGTTTTGCAGTTATAACAAGTTATGCAGACATAATTCGtgaatttttcgtgaattttatACAGGagccttttcaaaaaattatgagctacgaagtttcaaaaattgtgatgcCGTTTGGGACATGATTGTTGAAGCCCAGTGAGTTTACTAAAATTATTTCGAAGCACAATTCCGAAGGGGTTTTCAGCTTGGCTGGATTTTTACTGTGTACATCCAAACTATCTCTAGATGAAGAGAGTGCCGAATACATATTTAACTCGACTGGCATAAAGCAAAATCATGCGTACGCGATTCTAAATTCAGTTGTGTTTGAAAACCACAGACTCGTTCAAATTGGCAACACTCATGCGTGCGACAAATGGAAAGAGTTACATAAGGAATGGAATTCCCtacattatttttataatagtAAGTTGAAGTTTGCATTTGagtttgtagaatttttattcagaattttcttccAAACTACCGAGACGCCCATATATCAGTCATTTGGATGATATGAGTTTTTGGATGGATATTGATCAATACTGCGAGCATTTTAGTAGTCTTACTGTATGTGAATATCGGAAGGATTGGAAAGAAATTCGCTTCAGACAGACTAATGATTTGAAACAAAGTCGAGAAACTGAGTATGCGTGGAGTTTGCACTGAAAACATAATTAATTCGTATTTTTTAAGGGCTTTGCGAATGACTGTTGATAGAAGATGTGAGTTAGTCGTTGAGGTGACTGATCGAGTACTTGCAAAGATTTGGGTTACAAGGAACAGAGACACCGAAGTGAGTTTTGTAAAACAAGACGTGAAATAAGGGGTAggcaaaatgtttaatttccgAATAAATAAACTCACAAGgccttttaaacttttgactGATTCGGGAACCCGGCAATTCACCAAAAATCAAATGCCAAACGACGAATTGCGCCCACATCTAATGGTAATGTGCACCAGGGCTGAGCAGtcgcccaaaaaaatcgattgccgatcgccgatcggcgatcggcgttcgtctatatttttatattgaaaaaaaaaaccaattttaagAGCTATTTTAACGtgttatttataaaaacaataacCGATCTATGATGGCCACTGGTCCCGTTGGAGGACTCTACGAGGAGGAGTGCCACAAGGTGCAGTATCCAGCCCATCCTTGTTTTCATTCTACACGCGGAACACCCCCACGGGAAACGATGTTGAGATCATCCAGTATGCTGACGACACGTCGATGATTGTACATGACAAGTCTCTGCACAATGCCGCAACAACAGCCCAAGCTCATCTGGAAATCTTAAAGGACTACTACGAGGAGCGCAAGCTGACGATCTCTGCAACCAAATCCGCTGAGCAGtcgcccaaaaaaatcgattgccgatcgccgatcggcgatcggcgatccaATATTAGCCGAATAGAAAATCATCATCTGAGTCACTGTTTCCTTCAGCATCTTCGTATCCATCCTCTCCTTTCTTTTTTGCATCATGTTCTTTCTTTTCCGTATTCACTCGTTTTCTATATCTTTTGTTCATCAGAGGAAtgtttttactcaaaaaacagAGCATATTGAATCTCTCAGGGCTCAACGACTTCCTATATTTTGACAGAATTTGCCCAGCTCCGGAGAAAAACCGCTCAACTTCAGCACTTCCTGGTGGGCAAATGAAGAATTGGGCAGCGAATTTTGCCAAACGTGGACAAGCTGATTTATTCAACGGATCTGTCCAAAACTCATAGGGAGGCGTGACTTCATCGTCGCACGCGAGATAGCGTTCCAattccttaaaaaaaactatttaatagaattccacaattttcacTCACGATTTGAACTGTTCAAGCGTCTTCTGAAACCGATATACTTTTCTTAGCTTCTTCCagcttttcctgaaaataattctaaaaatctatTCAATTGGATACCAAGTACCTGcataaatgttttgaaatcaaattccggtttttttgCGACCGGCTCGCACGAATTGTCGCTTATAGTGGATCTTTTAAGAGTTTTTTGATTCGGTTTATCCGGATTCGAGCCCCAATTCTTTTCAACAGCACTGATTAAACCAATTTTGTCTTGATTCGTAGAGCAGgtagtctgaaaattgtaaatttgaatgaaatattaaaatcgCAGTTTATTGAAGAATTCCCAAACGATTGAGCAACTCATCTGAATATtatgtaattaaaaattaaactcttctgaaaattaaaaaaaaacgagacgAAACGCCAGAAAATTGCGCAGAAATATGCACAGAAATCTGATGGGTGTCAACGAGCGATGGGGCGCACTGGCATcatctcagattttttttcggtcaaaacacctttccgtttttttgtttggtaaggaacgaaaaaattaacatttactcaaaaaaaaaattaaaaacaacaaaacaatcgttaaaaaaaacatgagattttaaaaatcgagatgaatttattgaaaaattccatcggcgatcggcgatcgccgatgaattttttttcttcggcgatcgccgatcgccgagtTCTCTTTTTCCCATCGGCGATCGgagatcgccgatcgccgaaaattcactaaaattgccgatcgccgatcgccgatcgccgattgcCGCTCACCCCTGATGTGCACCAGGGATGGTTTCACCCGTGGCCCGCTcgcccgtttttttttttggattttacgGGTGAAAAACATCCTTGATGTGCACACATGCTGTCAAACTGAatattggagaaaaaagtaCGACTATTTTGTTCCCcatgaaataaatttcagattgacaTGTTCATTAATGTTCATCGTGGTGCGGAGGATGGCTCGATAAGGTACCTCGATTTTGTTCCAGCTGCTGTCACTAACGAGTTGGGCCCAGGCGGGGGAAGCATACGTGGCGACGGGTTTGACGATGGCATTGAAGGTTTTCAATAGGAGCTCCTTTGAGCATCCCCAGTCGGTTCCTGAGAGCGCTTTCATCAAGTTGTTGAGTTTGGACAGCTTCTTCCTAAGTGCATCTCTGTGAGCACGCATGCAGAGCATGGTGTCAAGGTGGACTCCTAGTAGTTTGGTCTCATTCGTTGTCGGGGATGCTGACTTGTCCCCAGTGTAGATCCGGGTTAACTTTGAATTCTTTCGTGTCGGCCGTGAAAACAGTGCACGTGGATTTGGTTGCAGAGATCGTCAGCTTGCGCTCCTCGTAGTAGTCCTTTAAGATTTCCAGATGAGCTTGGGCTGTTGTTGCGGCATTGTGCAGAGACTTGTCATGTACAATCATCGACGTGTCGTCAGCATACTGGATGATCTCAACATCGTTTCCCGTGGGGGTGTTCCGCGTGTAGAATGAAAACAAGGATGGGCTGGATACTGCACCTTGTGGCACTCCTCCTCGTAGAGTCCTCCAACGGGACCAGTGGCCATCATAGATCGgttattgtttttataaataacaCGTTAAAATAGCTcttaaaattggttttttttttcaatataaaaatatagacgaacgccgatcgccgatcggcgatcggcaatcgatttttttgggcgaCTGCTCAGCCCTGGTGCACATTACCATTAGATGTGGGCGCAATTCGTCGTTTGGCATTTGATTTTTGGTGAATTGCCGGGTTCCCGAATCagtcaaaagtttaaaaggcCTTGTGAGTTTATTTATTcggaaattaaacattttgccTACCCCTTATTTCACGTCTTGTTTTACAAAACTCACTTCGGTGTCTCTGTTCCTTGTAACCCAAATCTTTGCAAGTACTCGATCAGTCACCTCAACGACTAACTCACATCTTCTATCAACAGTCATTCGCAAAGCCCTTAAAAAATACGAATTAATTATGTTTTCAGTGCAAACTCCACGCATACTCAGTTTCTCGACTTTGTTTCAAATCATTAGTCTGTCTGAAGCGAATTTCTTTCCAATCCTTCCGATATTCACATACAGTAAGACTACTAAAATGCTCGCAGTATTGATCAATATCCATCCAAAAACTCATATCATCCAAATGACTGATATATGGGCGTCTCGGTAGTTTggaagaaaattctgaataaaaattctacaaactCAAATGCAAACTTCAACTTactattataaaaataatgtaGGGAATTCCATTCCTTATGTAACTCTTTCCATTTGTCGCACGCATGAGTGTTGCCAATTTGAACGAGTCTGTGGTTTTCAAACACAACTGAATTTAGAATCGCGTACGCATGATTTTGCTTTATGCCAGTCGAGTTAAATATGTATTCGGCACTCTCTTCATCTAGAGATAGTTTGGATGTACACAGTAAAAATCCAGCCAAGCTGAAAACCCCTTCGGAATTGTGCTTCGAAATAATTTTAGTAAACTCACTGGGCTTCAACAATCATGTCCCAAACGgcatcacaatttttgaaacttcgtagctcataattttttgaaaaggctCCTGTataaaattcacgaaaaattcaCGAATTATGTCTGCATAACTTGTTATAACTGCAAAACTGTGTAAATGGCCACGCTCATAATCATGTGTATTCAGCTCGACCAATCGCTCCATCGCACTAGAAAAGGCGGGAAAGAAGATTTGAATTCGCTAGGAGAATTTTCACAGCTGCGCAGCCACGGCCCGGCAAAGCGTACACCAGTGTAAACGCGCTCTACCGACCACAAAGCATAACCTGGTTGAGACGCGAGTTATTATAGATTTCTTTTggtcattttgtttttcaaattaaaaaaaaatgaaggtgCCGTTTTTGAGAAACACGCATAAAGACATCCGGGAgtacggtagacaaattgTGCACGAGTACGGCTTGCCGGGCCGTGAAACTTCGatataattgttatttttgtgagaaaatgttCTACAGAATGCTAAAATGACGAATTATGCCAAggttgaactttaaaaatttcgaaatatagCGAAAGTAAAAAAACTACCAAAGTTTTCAATGATTGGAAATTGCTGATTGTCGCGCACCCTTGGCCTGAACAGAAGTCTTACTTTTGTAACATACCTGTGAGTTTTCTAAACGCGACGTCTATAGGTTTAGCAGAAAGTGACTTGTAACTTCCAAAGAGTTTAGCAAATCCTTTTTCAATGAAAGCAGCCCATGTCTGTTTGCCAATCATCCACGCGTATTCTTCAATTGATTGCTTGTTCATTGGCAaatgaaaatcagttttaataattttccacTCTCCATCGGCCAACAATCTGAAACCACTTGaatgacattttcaaatccaaaaaaaaagtaaacctAATCTGCACAATTCCGTGAGATAATGTATACCATCTCTTTGGTATTATCTGCTCAAGCAGCTCTTTTCTATTTATAATAGTCGCCAGGCAACTGAACAGCCAGCAGTCTCCTTCATTTCCTTGGTACGCGGGAAATGGATGTGGATCTCGCCAGATGTGTCACGTGTCTTCAGAAGATCTTCGGTTGTAGTGGTTGGCAAAATGTTGTGGTGGTTTCCAAGAAAGCTTAGGTGTTCCGTTCTTCTGAACTGGCTGCTCAAATCCTAATGAAGTGTCGTCTAGAGGGAAAGTTGGGTCGATGAATACTTTGTTGTCTTTTCTGTAGAAATTGAGTTAGTCAAGGTATACAtgagtcggtagtggtggccgctagcagtctggaggtcacgagttcaagtccggcctcacccactaggttcacccagcctctattgggaagtggagcaatccacgactggattatcggccacagtccccggctaggacgtggcttaaattacagcccagagggatcaccaccaggcagtgtacctgaatcccagatccgcagtgcatagcacttgaagaacggatcgtcctttaatcctttaaaatGCATGcgcatcaaaaaatcaaaacagaGGTACGcggcaatcggaaatttccggcaatcggcaatttcggcaatttcggcgattccggcaattgccgaaattgccggaattgccgatcGCCgtacatttccggcaattttcaaacctaaatatataaatcatttactatatataaagcgcttattctgtgtgtccatagtttaTAGTctatgtagtttttgtagtcgGTGAAGCTTTGGCTTCTGGAGGAATAGtgagtcggggtactgtagtttttacaATAGTAttacggtaggaatactgtatgGAATACCCACGGCTGGTATATATAtatcggaaattgaaaaaaatttcaccttgatttttaattttcggttagtaattttctaaaagaaaaCGGTCAATCCTTATAGGTTTAAAccattttgagtttaaaaaaagaacattgTTCAGTAAAATGCATGTTTGAGCtcctaaaactacaaaaaaaatcaaatatatatttccggcaatttcgctagttccggcaattgccggttttgtgagctttcggcaatcggcaatttcggcaattgccattTTGTCAAGCATGGCAAGCGGATTTCCAGCCctatacaaaaattgttacaacaaaaactcactttagTAATTTAGCATGCTTCTCGCATTCTTTATCACTAATTGCAAAAACGTCATCTTTAGAGGAAAGTCGAATGAAAGGcatcgaagaaaaagaaatgattTGAAATGCGCTTGTCATGTGGAAAtcaaattcgataaaatttcacggtgacatttaatattttttttttttaatttttaacgaattgaatgattttttaattcaatagcTCATCTTGCCCTAGAACGGGGTTTACGTGGCAATTCTTCCATCTTTATCGTAAAAATTTGCCGCTGTGCGGCTagcaggtttcaggcaggcatgatttttttgcaggcAGGCAACTGAAGTTTCAGGCAGGCATTTCAGGCAGGAAGCTGATTTTTCAGGCAGGCATTTTCAGGCAGGAATAAGGCATGCTTCTGATGTTTCAGGTAGGCAACTGAATTTTTAGGCAGGCATCAGGCaggcacatttttttaattcagaagatttaatttttttttctcctcaaattttctcacttttcggGTGAGGCTGTCAGGCTACAATCTACAGCCTTTTtcctagcctcaaccaaaagtCTCCACTGAACGCaattttcttgagaaattaaaatattttatctgtAATAAAAATGCAGATTTCAGGCATAAATACTGTGGACTAGTGTGTGTGTGGGTGGGAACGACATTTGACAAGAAAATCTCAACGTATATGGCAATTTGTGGGGGCGTAATT containing:
- the clpr-4 gene encoding Calpain catalytic domain-containing protein (Predicted) gives rise to the protein MTSAFQIISFSSMPFIRLSSKDDVFAISDKECEKHAKLLKLLADGEWKIIKTDFHLPMNKQSIEEYAWMIGKQTWAAFIEKGFAKLFGSYKSLSAKPIDVAFRKLTGAFSKNYELRSFKNCDAVWDMIVEAHLAGFLLCTSKLSLDEESAEYIFNSTGIKQNHAYAILNSVVFENHRLVQIGNTHACDKWKELHKEWNSLHYFYNKFSSKLPRRPYISHLDDMSFWMDIDQYCEHFSSLTVCEYRKDWKEIRFRQTNDLKQSRETEALRMTVDRRCELVVEVTDRVLAKIWVTRNRDTEVSFVKQDVK
- the H25P06.5 gene encoding Ribonuclease H (Partially confirmed by transcript evidence), with translation MRAHRDALRKKLSKLNNLMKALSGTDWGCSKELLLKTFNAIVKPVATYASPAWAQLVSDSSWNKIETTCSTNQDKIGLISAVEKNWGSNPDKPNQKTLKRSTISDNSCEPVAKKPEFDFKTFMQEKLEEAKKSISVSEDA
- the clpr-3 gene encoding Calpain catalytic domain-containing protein (Predicted), which gives rise to MTSAFQIISFSSMPFIRLSSKDDVFAISDKECEKHAKLLKLLADGEWKIIKTDFHLPMNKQSIEEYAWMIGKQTWAAFIEKGFAKLFGSYKSLSAKPIDVAFRKLTGAFSKNYELRSFKNCDAVWDMIVEAHLAGFLLCTSKLSLDEESAEYIFNSTGIKQNHAYAILNSVVFENHRLVQIGNTHACDKWKELHKEWNSLHYFYNKFSSKLPRRPYISHLDDMSFWMDIDQYCEHFSSLTVCEYRKDWKEIRFRQTNDLKQSRETEALRMTVDRRCELVVEVTDRVLAKIWVTRNRDTEVSFVKQDVK